A genomic region of Glycine max cultivar Williams 82 chromosome 15, Glycine_max_v4.0, whole genome shotgun sequence contains the following coding sequences:
- the LOC100820269 gene encoding LEAF RUST 10 DISEASE-RESISTANCEUS RECEPTOR-LIKE PROTEIN KINASE-like 2.2: MRPFHTKLWSNTLLFFFHTHMQAYITNMNFGLSPPSFYSSHDEFQDQAQGIFDNVMKMAVIASIVSGVVTIVVIIAIVYAIIECLKKAIPAYAQLPSSDNDHKASLSFPSTSEIEVVIPSDSRVQGSKPEFATMERFLSNINKEKPIRFSPKELDIITWNYSTILGSGAFGVVYKGELSNGEHVAVKVIKSLDMGMEEQFKAEVGTIGRTYHVNLVRLYGFCFHHEKRALVYECVENGSLDMYLFGSQNRHVEFGKLHEIAIGTAKGIAYLHEECQKRIIHYDIKPENVLLDINLEPKVADFGMAKLCSRENNVSVNTHFKGTRGYAAPEMWKPYPVTEKCDVYSFGILLFEIVGRRRHFDDAYSESQEWFPKWTWNMFENNELFVMLSHCGIENKDREIAERMSKVALWCVQYSPDDRPLMSNVVKMLEGEIEISPPPFPFQNLMNDKPKLTPNGSTVDSGSGTTTSWETESLLESGSKIKNNAFQIEKPT, translated from the exons ATGAGACCTTTTCATACTAAACTTTGGTCAAACACACTACTATTCTTCTTTCATACCCACATGCAA GCTTATATCACAAACATGAATTTTGGGCTTTCTCCTCCATCGTTCTACAGTTCACATGACGAATTTCAAGATCAGGCGCAGGGAATTTTTGACAATGTTATGAAAATGGCAGTAATAGCATCCATTG TTTCAGGAGTGGTAACAATAGTAGTTATTATAGCAATAGTATATGCCATTATTGAGTGCTTGAAGAAGGCCATTCCTGCATATGCCCAGCTTCCGAGTTCAGACAACGATCATAAAGCTTCACTTTCATTTCCTTCAACTAGTGAAATTGAAGTAGTAATACCATCAGATTCCAGAGTGCAAGGTTCAAAACCTGAGTTTGCAACAATGGAAAGATTCCTAAGCAACATCAACAAGGAGAAACCCATCAGATTCTCCCCTAAGGAACTTGATATAATTACATGGAATTACTCAACCATATTGGGTTCAGGTGCTTTTGGGGTTGTCTACAAAGGGGAATTGTCCAATGGAGAACATGTGGCTGTCAAAGTTATCAAAAGTTTGGATATGGGAATGGAAGAGCAATTCAAAGCAGAAGTTGGCACCATTGGACGAACTTACCATGTCAATCTAGTCAGGCTTTATGGCTTCTGCTTCCACCACGAAAAGCGAGCTCTTGTTTACGAGTGTGTGGAAAACGGGTCTCTAGACATGTACTTGTTTGGAAGCCAGAACCGGCATGTTGAATTTGGGAAGCTTCATGAGATTGCAATTGGAACAGCAAAAGGAATTGCTTATTTACATGAGGAATGTCAAAAAAGAATAATTCATTATGATATAAAACCAGAGAATGTTCTTCTTGACATCAACTTGGAACCAAAGGTAGCAGACTTTGGCATGGCAAAGCTTTGCAGCAGGGAAAACAATGTTTCAGTCAATACACACTTTAAAGGAACAAGGGGATATGCTGCACCGGAAATGTGGAAGCCTTATCCGGTGACTGAGAAGTGCGATGTTTATAGTTTTggtattcttctctttgaaatagTAGGGAGGAGAAGGCATTTTGATGATGCCTACAGTGAATCACAAGAATGGTTTCCAAAATGGACATGGAATATGTTTGAGAATAATGAATTATTTGTAATGCTTTCACATTGTGGAATTGAAAACAAGGACAGGGAGATAGCTGAGAGAATGTCAAAGGTGGCTCTGTGGTGTGTTCAGTATTCACCAGATGATAGACCTCTCATGAGTAATGTGGTGAAGATGTTAGAGggtgaaattgaaatttctccACCTCCATTTCCCTTCCAAAACCTGATGAATGATAAGCCAAAATTGACTCCAAATGGAAGCACTGTAGATTCAGGTAGTGGTACTACTACATCATGGGAGACGGAATCTTTACTAGAATCTGGCTCTAAAATCAAGAACAATGCTTTTCAGATCGAAAAACCCACTTAG